One stretch of Micromonospora echinospora DNA includes these proteins:
- a CDS encoding type III pantothenate kinase: MLLCIDIGNTNTVLATFDGDKLVHSWRIKTDARSTADELGLMFRGLLAGDAVEITGVAACSTVPAALRSLRTMLDRYYADLPSVIIEPGVRTGVQLAIDNPKEVGADRVVNTLAAYTLYGGPSIVVDFGTTTNFDVISSRGEFLGGAFAPGIEISFDALAARAAQLRKVEATRPRSVIGKNTVECLQAGLYFGFAGQVDRIVERMSEELGGVKAVIATGGLASLVLGECHTITHHEPMITLIGLRMVYDRNT, encoded by the coding sequence GTGCTGCTCTGCATCGACATCGGAAACACGAACACCGTGCTGGCGACCTTCGACGGCGACAAGCTGGTGCATTCGTGGCGCATCAAGACCGACGCCCGCTCCACCGCGGACGAACTGGGCCTGATGTTCCGCGGGCTGCTCGCCGGTGACGCCGTGGAGATCACCGGGGTGGCCGCCTGCTCGACGGTGCCGGCGGCGCTGCGCTCGCTGCGCACCATGCTCGACAGGTACTACGCCGACCTGCCCAGCGTGATCATCGAGCCGGGCGTGCGTACCGGCGTCCAGCTCGCCATCGACAACCCGAAGGAGGTGGGCGCGGACCGCGTGGTGAACACGCTTGCCGCGTACACGCTCTACGGCGGGCCGTCGATCGTGGTGGACTTCGGTACCACCACCAACTTCGACGTGATCAGCAGCCGGGGGGAGTTCCTCGGCGGGGCGTTCGCGCCCGGCATCGAGATCTCCTTCGACGCGCTGGCCGCCCGCGCCGCGCAGTTGCGCAAGGTGGAGGCGACCCGTCCGCGCTCGGTGATCGGCAAGAACACCGTCGAGTGTCTTCAGGCCGGGCTCTACTTCGGCTTTGCCGGTCAGGTGGACCGGATCGTCGAGCGGATGTCCGAGGAACTGGGCGGGGTCAAGGCGGTCATCGCCACCGGTGGCCTGGCGTCGCTGGTGCTCGGTGAGTGCCACACCATCACCCACCACGAACCGATGATCACGCTGATCGGCCTGCGGATGGTCTACGACCGCAACACCTGA
- the nadC gene encoding carboxylating nicotinate-nucleotide diphosphorylase → MRESTAQALRDGGLDPERVRRIILDALHEDLGPDFLDVTSVATIPAEQQDTADLVARADGVVAGLPVAAAVFELVADVTGAGRTVEVELVAHDGQRVARGDVLATVTGPTRLLLTGERTALNLLSRMSGVATHTRAWADELAGTKATVLDTRKTTPGLRALEKYAVRAGGGTNKRMGLYDVAMIKDNHKVAAGGIGAAFRRVREAFPDVAVQVEVDTPAEAVEAVEAGARFLLLDNMTPAQLREVVASVGDRAELEATGGLTLPMAAEYGATGVDFLSVGALTHSSPILDIALDLRDV, encoded by the coding sequence ATGAGGGAGTCGACGGCGCAGGCGCTGCGCGACGGTGGCCTGGACCCGGAGCGGGTCCGGCGGATCATCCTCGACGCGCTGCACGAGGACCTCGGGCCCGACTTCCTCGACGTCACGAGCGTGGCCACCATCCCGGCCGAGCAGCAGGACACGGCCGATCTGGTGGCGCGCGCCGACGGCGTGGTGGCCGGGCTGCCGGTGGCCGCCGCCGTGTTCGAGCTGGTGGCCGACGTGACCGGCGCCGGCCGTACGGTCGAGGTTGAGCTCGTGGCCCACGACGGGCAGCGGGTGGCGCGCGGCGACGTGCTGGCCACAGTGACCGGGCCGACCCGGCTGCTGCTGACCGGCGAGCGGACGGCGCTGAACCTGCTGTCCCGCATGTCCGGGGTGGCGACGCACACCCGGGCCTGGGCCGACGAGCTGGCCGGCACGAAGGCGACGGTGCTGGACACCCGCAAGACCACGCCGGGCCTGCGGGCGCTGGAGAAGTACGCGGTCCGGGCCGGTGGCGGCACCAACAAGCGGATGGGCCTGTACGACGTCGCCATGATCAAGGACAACCACAAGGTCGCCGCGGGCGGGATCGGTGCCGCGTTCCGCCGGGTCCGGGAGGCGTTCCCCGACGTCGCGGTGCAGGTGGAGGTGGACACGCCGGCCGAGGCGGTGGAGGCGGTCGAGGCGGGCGCCCGCTTCCTGCTGCTGGACAACATGACCCCGGCGCAGCTGCGCGAGGTGGTGGCGTCGGTGGGCGACCGGGCGGAGCTGGAGGCCACCGGCGGGCTGACGCTGCCGATGGCCGCCGAGTACGGCGCCACGGGCGTCGACTTCCTCTCCGTCGGCGCGCTCACCCACTCGTCGCCGATCCTGGACATCGCCCTCGACCTGCGCGACGTCTAG
- a CDS encoding L-aspartate oxidase, whose amino-acid sequence MDLPTVDLPTLPRLLAAPAPGWVETTDVIVVGSGVAGLTAALHLREAGLHVTVVTKVDMDEGSTRWAQGGIAAVLDPADTPDAHAYDTEVAGVGLCDPAAVRALVAEGPTRLRELMRIGAEFDRNPDGSLMLTREGGHRADRIVHAGGDATGAEVQRALHDAVRRDPWIRLVEHALVLDLLRAPGDGPGGLGRACGITLHVLGEGSEDGVGAILGRAVVLATGGMGQIFAATTNPAVSTGDGVALALRAGAAVTDVEFVQFHPTALIVPPGGPGAGLAQQPLVSEALRGEGAHLVDGDGKRFMVGQHELAELAPRDVVAKGIHRVLLASGADHVFLDARHLGGDFLARRFPTIVASCLAIGVDPATDLIPVAPAAHYASGGVRTDLRGRTSIPGLYACGEVACTGVHGANRLASNSLLEGLVFSRRIAEDIADGLPEQARPAETGAWVGGPGALVPATGTAELQRAMTRGAGVLRSAQTLEATAATLTALGAGQGVPRTADWEATNLLTVASTLVAAAYARRETRGCHWREDFPTADDRWLGHLVAEVGTDGIVAERWEEIQ is encoded by the coding sequence ATGGACCTACCCACCGTCGACCTGCCGACGCTGCCCCGGCTGCTCGCCGCGCCCGCCCCCGGCTGGGTGGAGACGACAGACGTGATCGTGGTCGGCTCCGGCGTGGCCGGGTTGACCGCAGCGCTGCACCTGCGCGAGGCGGGCCTGCACGTCACGGTGGTCACCAAGGTCGACATGGACGAGGGCTCGACGCGCTGGGCGCAGGGCGGCATCGCCGCCGTGCTGGACCCGGCGGACACCCCGGACGCGCACGCGTACGACACCGAGGTGGCCGGGGTCGGCCTCTGCGACCCGGCGGCGGTCCGCGCGCTCGTGGCCGAGGGTCCGACCCGGCTGCGCGAGCTGATGCGGATCGGGGCGGAGTTCGACCGCAACCCGGACGGGTCGCTGATGCTGACCCGGGAGGGCGGCCACCGCGCCGACCGGATCGTGCACGCGGGCGGCGACGCCACCGGCGCGGAGGTGCAGCGGGCGCTGCACGACGCGGTACGCCGCGACCCCTGGATCCGGCTGGTCGAGCACGCCCTGGTGCTGGACCTGCTGCGCGCCCCCGGTGACGGGCCGGGCGGGCTCGGCAGGGCCTGCGGCATCACGCTGCACGTGCTCGGCGAGGGCAGCGAGGACGGCGTCGGCGCGATCCTCGGCCGCGCGGTGGTGCTGGCCACCGGCGGGATGGGCCAGATCTTCGCCGCCACCACGAACCCGGCGGTCTCCACCGGCGACGGGGTGGCGCTGGCGCTGCGCGCCGGCGCGGCGGTCACCGACGTGGAGTTCGTGCAGTTCCACCCGACCGCGCTGATCGTGCCGCCCGGCGGACCGGGCGCCGGGCTGGCCCAGCAGCCGCTGGTCTCCGAGGCGCTGCGCGGCGAGGGCGCGCACCTGGTCGACGGCGACGGCAAGCGGTTCATGGTCGGCCAGCACGAACTGGCCGAGCTGGCGCCCCGGGACGTGGTCGCCAAGGGCATCCACCGGGTGCTGCTCGCCAGCGGTGCCGACCACGTGTTCCTGGACGCCCGGCACCTGGGCGGCGACTTCCTGGCCCGGCGGTTCCCCACCATCGTGGCGTCGTGCCTGGCCATCGGCGTGGACCCGGCCACCGACCTGATCCCGGTCGCGCCGGCCGCCCACTACGCCTCCGGCGGCGTCCGGACCGACCTGCGCGGACGCACCTCCATTCCCGGTCTGTACGCCTGCGGCGAGGTCGCCTGCACCGGCGTGCACGGCGCGAACCGGCTGGCCAGCAACTCCCTGCTGGAGGGACTGGTCTTCTCCCGCCGGATCGCCGAGGACATCGCCGACGGGCTGCCCGAGCAGGCTCGCCCCGCCGAGACCGGCGCCTGGGTGGGCGGTCCCGGCGCGCTGGTGCCGGCGACCGGCACGGCGGAACTGCAACGGGCGATGACGCGGGGCGCGGGCGTGCTCCGGTCGGCGCAGACGCTGGAAGCCACCGCCGCCACGCTCACCGCGCTGGGCGCGGGGCAGGGTGTGCCGCGTACCGCCGACTGGGAGGCGACGAACCTGCTCACAGTGGCGTCGACGCTGGTCGCCGCCGCGTACGCCCGGCGGGAGACGCGGGGCTGCCACTGGCGGGAGGACTTCCCGACCGCCGACGACAGGTGGCTGGGCCACCTGGTGGCCGAGGTGGGCACGGACGGCATTGTGGCCGAACGCTGGGAGGAGATCCAGTGA
- a CDS encoding septum formation family protein, with translation MRRAMSFLVAAMVASAALTGCADAGGLDGDLTDEWAAMAAPLPFTPAAGVCQVADFTASVGLAAYAPVGCDLPHRVETVHVGAFTADRATPPALGSPEMRTAFADCDKRAGGYVGDDWRAGRLRLAVAVPTGVGWTAGSRWYRCDLTELNTVEAAATVVTRTGSLRDALKTPSPLRLGCQRTTRDAGRVQRLTPVDCAVAHDAEFVGVWAAPDRPYPKKPEDWVPLYDGCFGVIARYAGVPADAFLRYRSDVVVRPPAAGRWAIGDRGVRCYLWLSDRTVTTSLKGAGPAALPRRTR, from the coding sequence ATGCGCCGTGCGATGAGCTTCCTGGTCGCCGCGATGGTCGCGAGCGCCGCCCTGACCGGCTGCGCCGACGCCGGCGGACTGGACGGCGACCTCACCGACGAGTGGGCCGCGATGGCTGCCCCACTGCCGTTCACCCCGGCGGCCGGGGTCTGCCAGGTCGCCGACTTCACAGCGAGCGTCGGCCTGGCCGCGTACGCGCCGGTCGGCTGCGACCTGCCGCACCGCGTGGAGACCGTGCACGTCGGGGCGTTCACCGCCGACCGGGCCACCCCGCCGGCGCTCGGCTCACCGGAGATGCGTACCGCCTTCGCCGACTGCGACAAGCGGGCCGGCGGATACGTGGGTGACGACTGGCGCGCCGGACGCCTCCGGCTGGCGGTGGCGGTGCCGACCGGCGTCGGCTGGACGGCCGGCTCCCGCTGGTACCGGTGCGACCTGACCGAGCTGAACACAGTCGAGGCGGCGGCCACCGTGGTCACCCGTACCGGCAGTCTTCGCGACGCGCTCAAGACGCCCTCCCCGCTGCGGCTGGGCTGCCAGCGCACCACGCGGGACGCGGGCCGGGTGCAGCGGCTGACCCCTGTCGACTGCGCCGTCGCGCACGACGCGGAGTTCGTCGGCGTGTGGGCCGCGCCGGACCGCCCGTACCCGAAGAAGCCGGAGGACTGGGTTCCCCTCTACGACGGCTGCTTCGGCGTGATCGCCCGCTACGCCGGGGTGCCCGCCGACGCGTTCCTGCGCTACCGCAGCGACGTGGTGGTCCGCCCGCCCGCCGCCGGTCGCTGGGCGATCGGCGACCGGGGCGTGCGCTGCTACCTGTGGCTCAGCGACCGTACGGTGACCACCTCACTGAAGGGCGCCGGACCGGCCGCCCTGCCACGCCGCACGAGGTAG
- the panD gene encoding aspartate 1-decarboxylase — MFRTMLKSKIHRATVTQADLHYVGSVTVDEDLLDAADLLPGEQVAIVDITNGARLETYVIPGRRGSGVIGINGAAAHLVHPGDLVILISYGQMDDAEARTYRPRVVHVNADNKVVDLSADPTTAAPGTAGTPVPNPLAAAR; from the coding sequence ATGTTCCGGACCATGCTCAAGTCGAAGATCCACCGCGCCACCGTGACCCAGGCCGACCTGCACTACGTCGGCTCGGTGACCGTGGACGAGGATCTGCTCGACGCGGCGGACCTGCTCCCCGGCGAGCAGGTGGCGATCGTGGACATCACGAACGGCGCGCGGCTGGAGACGTATGTGATCCCGGGGCGGCGGGGCAGCGGCGTGATCGGCATCAACGGCGCTGCCGCGCACCTGGTGCACCCCGGTGACCTGGTCATCCTGATCTCCTACGGGCAGATGGACGATGCCGAGGCCCGCACGTACCGCCCCCGAGTGGTCCACGTAAACGCCGACAACAAGGTCGTCGACCTCTCGGCGGACCCGACCACGGCCGCCCCCGGCACCGCGGGCACCCCCGTCCCCAACCCCCTGGCCGCCGCCCGCTGA
- the panC gene encoding pantoate--beta-alanine ligase has translation MAEVLHTRKELAAAREAMAGTVGVVMTMGALHAGHEMLLRAARERADHVVVTIFVNPLQFGPNEDFDRYPRTLDTDLEICRRVGVDVVFAPSVTEMYPEGQPAVRLNPGPLGEDLEGLSRPGFFHGVLTVVMKLLQLTQPDLAFFGEKDYQQLTLVRRMVRDLDVPTEIVGVPTVREPDGLALSSRNRYLSAAEREAALSLSVALRAGAAAAERGEDAGAVLAAAHRAFGTPDARLDYLVLTDTELEPGPVTGPARLLIAAWVGATRLIDNTAVHLAPRP, from the coding sequence ATGGCCGAGGTGCTGCACACGCGCAAGGAACTGGCGGCGGCCCGTGAGGCGATGGCCGGCACGGTCGGCGTGGTGATGACCATGGGCGCGCTGCACGCCGGTCACGAGATGCTGCTGCGGGCCGCGCGCGAGCGGGCCGACCACGTCGTCGTGACGATCTTCGTGAACCCGCTGCAGTTCGGCCCGAACGAGGACTTCGACCGTTACCCGCGCACGCTCGACACGGACCTGGAGATCTGCCGCCGGGTGGGGGTGGACGTGGTGTTCGCGCCGTCGGTGACCGAGATGTACCCGGAGGGGCAGCCGGCGGTACGGCTGAACCCGGGGCCGCTCGGCGAGGACCTGGAGGGCCTGAGCCGTCCCGGCTTCTTCCACGGCGTGCTCACAGTGGTCATGAAGCTGCTCCAGCTCACGCAGCCCGACCTGGCCTTCTTCGGTGAGAAGGACTACCAGCAGCTCACCCTGGTCCGCCGGATGGTCCGCGACCTCGACGTGCCGACCGAGATCGTCGGCGTGCCGACCGTACGGGAACCGGACGGCCTGGCCCTGTCCAGCCGCAACCGTTACCTCTCGGCGGCGGAGCGGGAGGCCGCGCTGAGCCTGTCCGTCGCGCTGCGTGCCGGCGCGGCGGCGGCGGAGCGGGGCGAGGACGCGGGCGCGGTGCTCGCCGCCGCCCACCGGGCCTTCGGCACTCCGGACGCCCGCCTCGACTACCTGGTGCTCACCGACACCGAGCTGGAGCCCGGCCCGGTCACCGGTCCGGCCCGGCTACTGATCGCGGCCTGGGTCGGCGCCACCCGCCTGATCGACAACACGGCCGTCCATCTCGCGCCGCGTCCCTGA
- a CDS encoding Rossmann-like and DUF2520 domain-containing protein, with product MSAPLRHRATAGPLVFPRTLAVGVLGAGRVGATLGAALAAAGHRVVAASGASGATRARLALLLPETPRRAASDVARAATDLLIVAVPDDALAGVVADLAASGALRPGQVVAHTSGAHGLAVLTPAAEAGARPLALHPAMTFTGTPDDLSRLPGISYGVTAPAELRAFAARLVADLGGVPEWVGENDRPLYHAALAHGANHLVTLVNEASDRLRDAGVERPEKVLAPLLRAALENALRLGDDALTGPVSRGDAGTVRRHLDRLARTAPESVPAYLALARRTADRAVAVGRLRPADAAALRDVLDGIEVAA from the coding sequence ATGAGCGCACCGCTGCGCCACCGGGCCACCGCCGGCCCGCTCGTCTTCCCGCGTACCCTCGCCGTCGGCGTGCTCGGCGCCGGCCGGGTCGGCGCCACGCTGGGCGCGGCCCTCGCCGCCGCCGGTCACCGCGTGGTCGCCGCGTCCGGCGCCTCGGGCGCGACCCGGGCCCGGCTCGCGCTGCTGCTGCCCGAGACCCCGCGCCGCGCCGCGTCCGACGTGGCGCGTGCCGCCACCGACCTGCTGATCGTCGCCGTTCCGGACGACGCGCTGGCGGGCGTGGTCGCCGACCTGGCCGCGAGCGGCGCGCTGCGCCCCGGCCAGGTGGTGGCGCACACCTCCGGCGCGCACGGGCTCGCGGTGCTCACCCCGGCCGCCGAGGCCGGCGCCCGGCCGCTCGCGCTGCACCCGGCGATGACCTTCACCGGTACGCCGGACGACCTGTCCCGCCTGCCCGGCATCTCGTACGGGGTGACCGCCCCGGCCGAGCTGCGCGCGTTCGCGGCCCGGCTGGTGGCCGACCTGGGCGGCGTACCGGAGTGGGTAGGTGAGAACGACCGGCCGCTCTACCACGCGGCGCTCGCGCACGGCGCTAACCACCTGGTGACGCTCGTCAACGAGGCGTCCGACCGGCTGCGTGACGCCGGGGTGGAGCGGCCGGAGAAGGTGCTCGCCCCGCTGCTGCGGGCCGCCTTGGAGAACGCGTTGCGGCTGGGCGACGACGCGCTGACCGGGCCGGTGTCCCGGGGCGACGCGGGCACCGTACGCCGGCATCTGGACCGGCTGGCGCGGACCGCGCCGGAATCCGTACCCGCGTATCTGGCGTTGGCACGACGGACGGCCGACCGCGCCGTCGCGGTCGGCCGCCTCCGCCCGGCGGACGCGGCGGCGCTACGGGACGTGCTGGACGGAATCGAGGTGGCGGCCTGA
- a CDS encoding SAM-dependent methyltransferase, producing the protein MEQALYGPEGFFVSGAGPAAHFRTSVHASPVFAACVLRQLEAVDVALGHPDRLDVVDVGAGRGELLQVLLVQAAPDLAARLHPVAVERAARPSGLPPEIDWRADIPDGITGLLLATEWLDNVPVDVAVPTPAGWRLLLVDPATGQETVGPAPSLTDATWLTHWWPLPPALPPTPALAPVIKEFASAEGPDRDTNSLITEAEDGFVGGVRGEIGSERDSAWAEAVGRIRRGLALAVDYGHLRDSRPLGGTLAGYRDGRQVPPVPDGSCDVTAHVAMDSVASAGERVARCAYSLVSQREALRALGAEGGRPPLSLASRDAAGYLRALAAASAAAELTDPAGLGGHLWLRQPVGVALDAVVAR; encoded by the coding sequence ATGGAGCAGGCGCTGTACGGGCCGGAGGGGTTCTTCGTCTCCGGCGCCGGTCCCGCCGCGCACTTCCGCACCAGCGTGCACGCCTCACCCGTCTTCGCCGCCTGCGTGCTGCGGCAGCTCGAAGCGGTGGACGTGGCGCTGGGGCACCCGGACCGGCTCGACGTGGTGGACGTGGGCGCGGGCCGGGGCGAACTGCTCCAGGTGCTGCTCGTGCAGGCCGCGCCGGACCTGGCCGCCCGGCTCCACCCGGTCGCCGTGGAACGGGCCGCCCGCCCGAGCGGCCTGCCACCGGAGATCGACTGGCGGGCGGACATCCCCGACGGGATCACCGGCCTGCTGCTGGCCACCGAATGGCTGGACAACGTCCCCGTGGACGTGGCAGTCCCCACCCCGGCGGGCTGGCGCCTCCTCCTGGTGGACCCCGCAACCGGCCAGGAGACAGTGGGCCCGGCCCCTTCCCTCACCGACGCCACCTGGCTGACCCACTGGTGGCCCTTGCCCCCGGCCCTGCCGCCCACCCCCGCCCTTGCCCCGGTGATCAAGGAGTTTGCGTCGGCCGAGGGCCCGGATCGGGACACGAACTCCTTGATCACGGAGGCGGAGGACGGGTTCGTGGGCGGCGTGCGGGGGGAGATCGGGTCGGAGCGGGATTCGGCGTGGGCTGAGGCGGTGGGAAGGATCCGGCGAGGGCTGGCGCTCGCCGTGGATTACGGGCATCTGCGTGACTCGCGTCCTCTTGGCGGGACGCTTGCCGGGTACCGGGACGGGCGACAGGTGCCGCCGGTGCCGGACGGGTCGTGCGACGTGACGGCGCACGTCGCCATGGACTCGGTCGCCTCCGCCGGTGAACGGGTCGCGCGGTGCGCGTACTCCCTGGTCTCGCAGCGGGAGGCGCTGCGGGCGCTCGGGGCCGAGGGCGGGCGACCGCCGCTGAGCCTGGCCTCCCGCGACGCGGCCGGCTACCTGCGGGCGCTCGCCGCGGCGTCGGCGGCGGCCGAGCTGACCGATCCGGCCGGGCTCGGCGGGCACCTGTGGCTGCGGCAGCCGGTCGGCGTCGCGCTCGACGCGGTCGTGGCACGATGA
- a CDS encoding NADH-quinone oxidoreductase subunit D: MTGMTTDAADLRELTVGTGAGGEQLGTDMVLNIGPQHPSTHGVLRLRLVLDGERVVAAEPIVGYMHRGAEKLFEVRDYRQIIVLANRHDWLSAFSNELGVVLAVERLMGMEVPERATWLRMALAELNRVLNHLMFLGSYPLEIGAITPMFYAFRERETIQAVMEEVSGGRIHYMFNRVGGLKEEVPSGWTGRARAAIAEVRRRMPDLDNLIRRNDIFLARTVGVGVLSAADAAAFGASGPVARASGLDLDLRRDEPYLAYDQLDVPVVTKTAGDCHARFEVLLDQVYVSLDLAEQCLDRVDRISGPVNTRLPKVLKAPEGHTYAWTENPLGINGYYLVSRGEKTPWRMKLRTASYANVQALSSLLPGCLVPDLIAILGSMFFVVGDIDK; this comes from the coding sequence ATGACGGGCATGACCACGGACGCCGCCGACCTCCGCGAGCTCACAGTCGGCACCGGCGCGGGCGGTGAGCAGCTCGGCACCGACATGGTGCTCAACATCGGGCCGCAGCACCCGTCGACGCACGGCGTGCTGCGGCTGCGCCTGGTGCTCGACGGGGAGCGGGTGGTCGCCGCCGAACCGATCGTCGGCTACATGCACCGGGGGGCGGAGAAGCTCTTCGAGGTACGCGACTACCGGCAGATCATCGTGCTGGCGAACCGGCACGACTGGCTGTCGGCGTTCTCCAACGAGCTGGGCGTGGTGCTCGCCGTCGAGCGGTTGATGGGCATGGAGGTGCCGGAGCGGGCCACCTGGCTGCGGATGGCGCTGGCCGAGCTGAACCGGGTGCTCAACCACCTGATGTTCCTCGGCTCGTACCCGCTGGAGATCGGCGCGATCACGCCGATGTTCTACGCGTTCCGCGAGCGGGAGACCATCCAGGCGGTGATGGAGGAGGTCTCCGGCGGCCGGATCCACTACATGTTCAACCGGGTCGGCGGCCTGAAGGAGGAGGTGCCGTCCGGCTGGACCGGGCGCGCCCGCGCCGCGATCGCCGAGGTGCGCCGCCGGATGCCGGACCTGGACAACCTGATCCGGCGCAACGACATCTTCCTGGCCCGTACCGTCGGGGTCGGTGTGCTGTCCGCCGCCGACGCCGCCGCGTTCGGCGCGTCCGGGCCGGTCGCCCGGGCCTCCGGGCTCGACCTCGACCTGCGCCGCGACGAGCCCTACCTGGCCTACGACCAGCTCGACGTGCCGGTGGTGACGAAGACCGCCGGGGACTGTCACGCCCGCTTCGAGGTGCTGCTCGACCAGGTGTACGTCTCGCTCGACCTCGCCGAGCAGTGCCTGGACCGGGTGGACCGGATCAGTGGCCCGGTGAACACGCGGCTGCCGAAGGTGCTGAAGGCGCCCGAGGGGCACACGTACGCCTGGACCGAGAACCCGCTCGGCATCAACGGCTACTACCTGGTCTCGCGGGGCGAGAAGACGCCGTGGCGGATGAAGCTGCGCACCGCCTCGTACGCGAACGTGCAGGCGCTGTCGTCGCTGCTGCCCGGCTGCCTGGTGCCCGACCTGATCGCCATCCTCGGCTCGATGTTCTTCGTGGTCGGCGACATCGACAAGTGA
- a CDS encoding glycine betaine ABC transporter substrate-binding protein: protein MRARTRLAAGALGALTAAALLTGCGDAGSSGTDAPEQGASGAGCAPVAGDQLVVLTDDKKLQNTDNVIPAINAKAATPQLVAALDNVSAKLDTPKLIQLNRAVDVDRKTPQAAAKEFASANGVTDGIAKGPGGQITVGAGNFSESQTIAELYKIALEAAGYQVKVQTIGNRELYGPALEKGQIQVVPEYAATMAEFLNTKANGKDAQPVSSPELDKTVAALKTEGDKAGLVFGQPSQAQDQNAFAVTKAFADKYGVSTLSELAAKCSGQATVLAGPPECPQRPKCQAGLVEVYDFKAGSFSSLDAGGPQTKNALKTGAASVGLVFSSDAALATS from the coding sequence ATGCGCGCGCGTACAAGACTGGCCGCCGGGGCGCTCGGCGCACTCACCGCGGCCGCTCTCCTCACCGGCTGCGGTGACGCCGGATCGTCCGGCACCGACGCGCCCGAGCAGGGCGCCTCGGGGGCCGGCTGTGCTCCGGTGGCGGGCGACCAACTTGTCGTCCTGACCGACGACAAGAAGCTCCAGAACACCGACAACGTCATCCCGGCGATCAACGCGAAGGCGGCCACCCCGCAGCTCGTCGCCGCGCTGGACAACGTCTCCGCGAAGCTCGACACCCCCAAGCTGATCCAGCTCAACCGGGCGGTCGACGTCGACCGCAAGACGCCGCAGGCGGCGGCGAAGGAGTTCGCGTCCGCCAACGGCGTGACCGACGGGATCGCGAAGGGGCCGGGCGGCCAGATCACCGTCGGCGCCGGCAACTTCAGCGAGAGCCAGACCATCGCCGAGCTCTACAAGATCGCGTTGGAGGCGGCCGGCTACCAGGTCAAGGTGCAGACCATCGGCAACCGCGAGCTCTACGGGCCGGCCCTGGAAAAGGGCCAGATCCAGGTCGTGCCGGAGTACGCCGCCACCATGGCGGAGTTCCTCAACACCAAGGCCAACGGCAAGGACGCGCAGCCCGTCTCCTCCCCGGAGCTGGACAAGACGGTCGCGGCGCTGAAGACCGAGGGGGACAAGGCCGGCCTGGTCTTCGGCCAGCCGTCCCAGGCGCAGGACCAGAACGCGTTCGCGGTGACCAAGGCGTTCGCCGACAAGTACGGCGTGTCCACGCTCTCCGAGCTGGCCGCGAAGTGCTCCGGGCAGGCCACCGTGCTCGCCGGGCCGCCGGAGTGCCCCCAGCGCCCGAAGTGCCAGGCCGGTCTGGTCGAGGTCTACGACTTCAAGGCGGGCTCGTTCAGCTCGCTGGACGCGGGCGGCCCGCAGACCAAGAACGCGCTGAAGACCGGCGCCGCGAGCGTCGGCCTGGTCTTCTCCTCCGACGCCGCGCTGGCCACGAGCTGA
- a CDS encoding ABC transporter permease produces the protein MSPVEQAVLWLNDPLNWTNPGGVLDRLGEHLSMSALAVLLGCLVAWPIGLWLGHSGRGGGLVLLVSNVTLAIPTLALLTILPLTFLGFGRPAVVVALAVFAVPPLLANAYTGVRQADPEARDAARGMGLSGGQVLRRVELPLAVPYLAAGFRTAAVQVVATAALASFVNGGGLGQIIRAGFGLDIAAGGGQIIAGGVLVAGLALLVEGLLAVVERLVTPRPLRPARRLANRRATAATTGS, from the coding sequence GTGAGCCCCGTCGAGCAGGCGGTCCTCTGGCTGAACGACCCGCTGAACTGGACCAATCCCGGCGGCGTGCTGGACCGTCTCGGCGAGCACCTGAGCATGTCCGCCCTGGCGGTGCTGCTCGGATGCCTGGTGGCCTGGCCGATCGGTCTCTGGCTCGGGCACAGCGGCCGGGGCGGCGGACTGGTGCTGCTGGTCTCCAACGTCACGCTGGCGATCCCGACCCTGGCCCTGCTGACCATCCTCCCGCTGACCTTCCTCGGCTTCGGCCGGCCGGCGGTGGTGGTGGCGCTCGCGGTCTTCGCGGTGCCGCCGCTGCTGGCGAACGCGTACACCGGGGTGCGGCAGGCCGACCCGGAGGCGCGGGACGCCGCGCGCGGGATGGGGTTGTCCGGCGGGCAGGTGCTGCGCCGGGTGGAGCTGCCGCTGGCCGTGCCCTATCTGGCGGCCGGGTTCCGCACCGCGGCGGTGCAGGTGGTGGCCACCGCCGCGCTCGCGTCGTTCGTCAACGGCGGCGGGCTGGGCCAGATCATCCGGGCCGGCTTCGGGCTCGACATCGCCGCCGGCGGCGGCCAGATCATCGCCGGCGGGGTGCTGGTGGCCGGGCTGGCGCTCCTGGTCGAGGGCCTGCTCGCGGTCGTGGAGCGGCTGGTCACGCCGCGCCCGCTGCGCCCGGCCCGCCGTCTGGCGAACCGTCGCGCGACGGCGGCCACGACCGGGAGTTGA